In Vibrio kanaloae, the genomic stretch ATGCTCGCGGCTTCCTTGATGACGCCGCACCGTTGAATGGTGTTTCTCATAAAGACGTGACCAAATACAGCATCAGTAATGTGAGTATTGGTAACACGCTGACAGCAACGTTAGATAACGGCGAAGAAGTCACTCTCATTGATCGCAACCAGTTTATTGGTTATCAAGGAGACGCAAGCGCGCCTTCTTGCATTCTGCTGAAGCACAATAATCTCCATATCGAAATTCAGATCGATCCGAGTGCGCCAATTGGCAGCGTTGATGTGGCTGGAATTAAAGATGTGTTGGTGGAATCGGCTCTCACCACCATTATGGATTGCGAAGACTCTGTCGCTGCGGTTGATGGTGAAGACAAAGCACTGGCTTACCGTAACTGGTTAGGTTTAATGAAAGGTGATTTACAAGAGTCGCTTGAGAAAAACGGCAAAACTATCGTTCGTAACCTCAACCCAGATCGTCAGTATACCAGCGTGACGGGTGGCGAGATCTCGCTGAAAGGCCGTAGCATGTTGTTCATTCGCAATGTGGGCCACCTAATGACCAACCCTGCGATTATTGATGCGGAAGGTAATGAAGTGCCTGAAGGCATTATGGATGGCATGGTGACATCGCTCATCGCAATGCACGATTTAAAGGGTAATAGCCCGTATCAAAACTCAACCGCGAACAGCATTAATATTGTAAAACCTAAGATGCACGGCCCTGAAGAAGTGGCTTTCACCAATGAGTTGTTTGGTCGAATTGAAGATGCATTAGGTTTAGATCGCTTTACGATTAAAGTCGGCATTATGGACGAAGAGCGTCGTACCTCTGTGAACTTGAAAGAGTGTATTCGCGCAGCCAAAGATCGTGTCGTGTTCATCAACACAGGTTTCCTAGACCGAACGGGTGATGAAATCCACACCAGTATGGAAGCAGGACCATTCGCTCCGAAAACACAACTGAAAACCATGACTTGGATTGGCGCATACGAAGATCAAAATGTTGATCTTGGCTTAGCTTGTGGCCTGCAAGGTAAAGCTCAAATCGGTAAAGGTATGTGGCCAGAGCCAGATAATATGGCGAAGATGATGGACGCGAAAATCGGACATCCACAAGCGGGCGCGAATACGGCTTGGGTACCATCGCCAACGGCTGCGACTTTGCATGCTTTGCACTATCACAAAGTGAGCGTACCAAGCCGCCAGAAAGAGCTTAGTGAGCGAGTGAGAGCCAATGTAGACGATATTTTGACTATTCCGCTACTAGGCAATCAAAAGCTGACCGCGAAAGATATCCAAAATGAATTGGACAACAATACGCAAGGTATTCTTGGTTACGTAGTTCGTTGGATTGACCAAGGAGTAGGTTGTTCGAAAGTGCCAGATATTAACGATGTAGGGCTAATGGAAGACCGAGCGACGCTGCGTATTTCAAGCCAACACATCGCTAACTGGTTACGCCATGGTATTTGCGATGAAGTCCAAGTAATGAAAACCATGAAACGTATGGCGGCCGTCGTTGACGAGCAAAATGCAGGCGATCCGAGTTACCGCAATATGGCACCAGATTTTGAAAACAGCATTGCTTTCTCAGCAGCTTGCCAGTTGGTATTTGAAGGTTGTGCTCAGCCAAGTGGTTACACCGAGCCTGTATTGCATGCTATGCGACTGAAGTTAAAAGCACTTGCATAAAACAAGGCTGCTAAATTGTTAGATAGCTAGAAAACAAAATAGCAAAGCAACGTAACCGTGTTACAGAATAACTAAATAACAACGTCACTTAATAATAAAACCACTAAGAAAAGAAA encodes the following:
- a CDS encoding malate synthase G yields the protein MSSRIQQGSLNIDSTLYQLINEQVIPGTGIIAEDFWQSFAAILKDLAPKNRALLIKREDLQHQIDAWHQERAGQTLDAAEYKQFLQQIGYLVPEGEDFQVTTASVEPEIATQAGPQLVVPIMNARFALNAANARWGSLYDALYGTDVISESDGAEKGGSFNPVRGAKVVSYARGFLDDAAPLNGVSHKDVTKYSISNVSIGNTLTATLDNGEEVTLIDRNQFIGYQGDASAPSCILLKHNNLHIEIQIDPSAPIGSVDVAGIKDVLVESALTTIMDCEDSVAAVDGEDKALAYRNWLGLMKGDLQESLEKNGKTIVRNLNPDRQYTSVTGGEISLKGRSMLFIRNVGHLMTNPAIIDAEGNEVPEGIMDGMVTSLIAMHDLKGNSPYQNSTANSINIVKPKMHGPEEVAFTNELFGRIEDALGLDRFTIKVGIMDEERRTSVNLKECIRAAKDRVVFINTGFLDRTGDEIHTSMEAGPFAPKTQLKTMTWIGAYEDQNVDLGLACGLQGKAQIGKGMWPEPDNMAKMMDAKIGHPQAGANTAWVPSPTAATLHALHYHKVSVPSRQKELSERVRANVDDILTIPLLGNQKLTAKDIQNELDNNTQGILGYVVRWIDQGVGCSKVPDINDVGLMEDRATLRISSQHIANWLRHGICDEVQVMKTMKRMAAVVDEQNAGDPSYRNMAPDFENSIAFSAACQLVFEGCAQPSGYTEPVLHAMRLKLKALA